A region of uncultured Desulfobacter sp. DNA encodes the following proteins:
- the rny gene encoding ribonuclease Y, translated as MSSTMMLAFTLVLLAVGAVILYVTKIKIDQQRLDFQEEQRFANAEAAKKAQTLLKEAQLEARSRLLEMKSTFDAETEETRAELKKEERRLSKKSEKLDKLEDQFIKREKSIEKSEREIAETIESVQQKEEAYTQLLEHTKKELEKVSGMTLEQARELLLKTMEDEARHEGAKMVKKITTEIRENADKEAKKILSTAIQRYAGDYVAERTVSVVSLPGDEMKGRIIGREGRNIRALEAATGIDLIIDDTPEAVILSGFNPVRREVARLSLEKLISDGRIHPARIEDVVARATEEVDLAIKEAGEQAAFDLGVHGIDSELIKVLGKLKFRTSYAQNVLQHSVEVAFLAGIIAAELGLDIKLAKRMGLLHDIGKAVDHEVDGAHAIIGAKLAKKYGEIDSVVNAIAAHHEDQMPENVYDFIVQSADALSGARPGARKESLENYVKRLEDLENIANGFDGVVNTYAIQAGREIRVITESEKISDESAMLLSKDIARRIEENLTFPGQVKVVVIRETRAVEYTRK; from the coding sequence ATGAGTTCGACAATGATGCTTGCATTTACGCTGGTGCTGCTGGCTGTCGGTGCGGTCATTTTATATGTAACAAAAATAAAAATTGATCAGCAACGGCTTGATTTCCAAGAAGAACAACGTTTTGCTAACGCCGAAGCCGCTAAGAAAGCCCAAACCCTACTCAAAGAAGCACAGCTTGAGGCACGTTCTCGTTTGCTTGAAATGAAAAGCACCTTTGATGCGGAAACAGAAGAGACCCGGGCTGAGTTGAAAAAAGAGGAACGACGGCTTTCAAAAAAAAGTGAAAAACTGGACAAGCTTGAAGATCAATTTATCAAGAGAGAAAAATCAATAGAAAAAAGTGAGCGGGAGATTGCGGAGACAATAGAATCGGTACAACAAAAAGAAGAAGCGTATACCCAGCTTCTTGAACATACCAAGAAGGAGCTTGAGAAAGTTTCGGGTATGACTCTTGAACAGGCTAGAGAATTGCTGCTTAAGACTATGGAAGATGAAGCCAGGCATGAAGGTGCCAAAATGGTCAAAAAGATCACCACTGAAATTCGAGAAAACGCTGATAAAGAGGCTAAAAAGATTCTGTCAACTGCCATTCAGCGCTATGCAGGAGATTATGTGGCAGAACGCACTGTTTCTGTGGTTAGTCTGCCCGGAGATGAAATGAAAGGGCGGATTATCGGCAGGGAAGGCAGAAATATTCGAGCACTTGAGGCCGCAACCGGTATTGATCTGATTATTGACGATACCCCGGAAGCTGTTATTCTGTCTGGATTTAACCCCGTCCGACGTGAGGTTGCAAGGCTTTCTTTGGAAAAGTTGATTTCAGATGGGAGAATACATCCCGCCCGTATCGAGGATGTTGTGGCCCGTGCCACAGAAGAAGTTGATCTGGCTATCAAAGAAGCCGGTGAACAGGCTGCATTTGACTTGGGTGTGCACGGCATTGATTCGGAACTTATCAAGGTGCTTGGAAAGCTTAAATTCAGAACATCTTATGCCCAGAATGTATTGCAGCATTCGGTTGAGGTGGCTTTTCTGGCCGGGATTATTGCTGCGGAGCTTGGTTTGGATATTAAACTTGCCAAAAGGATGGGGCTGCTACACGATATTGGGAAAGCCGTGGATCATGAAGTTGATGGTGCACATGCCATTATTGGTGCCAAGCTTGCTAAAAAATACGGTGAAATCGACAGCGTTGTGAATGCCATTGCTGCACACCATGAAGATCAGATGCCTGAAAATGTTTATGACTTCATCGTTCAATCTGCTGATGCGCTTTCCGGTGCGAGACCTGGTGCTAGGAAGGAAAGTTTAGAAAATTACGTAAAACGATTGGAAGATCTTGAAAATATAGCGAACGGGTTTGATGGTGTTGTGAATACCTATGCTATTCAGGCCGGGCGTGAGATACGGGTCATTACTGAAAGTGAAAAAATTTCAGATGAAAGTGCAATGCTGCTTTCTAAGGATATTGCCCGCCGGATTGAAGAAAATCTGACATTTCCGGGTCAGGTTAAAGTTGTAGTTATTCGGGAAACCAGAGCTGTTGAATATACCAGGAAATGA